Within Coffea arabica cultivar ET-39 chromosome 4e, Coffea Arabica ET-39 HiFi, whole genome shotgun sequence, the genomic segment TGATGTTCAGGTGAAGACATTTTTCTCGTGACCTAACATTCAAGTTGTGAAGTTTGAATTTTTCCTGAATGCTAAACTATTCAAACTAATCCCTTGAATTATCTCTGCTGCAGCCATTTGGGACCTCCTCCTCGTAGGCGCTCCGCTgcagaagaggaagaaagagcGAAGCACCCAAAAGCTGAAGTAGCTTCTTTCTTGAACCAAAATATCTTATATGTTAAAATTTAGCTCTTCATCTGTCTCATTTGGCTGTCAATTGGTGCAGGATTCAGTTTACTATCACCCTACACTAAATCCTACAGGAGCTCCTCCACCTGGAAAACCTCCCATGTTTAAATCATCTGTAGGTGTGTATTTCAGTTTCTATTTTCTTATGAACTTGCTCTCTCTGTCTGTGTGCATCTAATagttatatattttgaactaCAGGACCTAGAATACCATTGTCTGCGGCCACATCAAGTGGTGCTGCATCTTCTTCAAACTCAGACTTGGATGATGCTGCTTTACCCATTcctcctccacctccacctccacctctGCCTCGTACTGGTGACATGGACTCTGGTGATGCCTCCGAATTGCCTGCATCTTTGCCATTGCCACCTCCCCCACCTGTACCACCAAAGCCTCCAGTAACAGACTCCGGTACTTTGTTGCCGCCTCCACCTttgccaccaccaccacctcctcctgGACCCCCTCCAAAGGACCAAATGGCTATCCGTTCATCACTCCCTCCACCCCCATCTCTCCATCAATCTGCTCAACCTGCACCTCCTGGAACTGGTGGAAGTGAGACGGAGAAAAGCCAGTTTGCAAAATCTGATGATCAAGCTTCACGGGATCCATTTCAGGTATGTCCTCTCTCAGAATATGTATTGGGGAAGTATTAGAAACATAATCAAACCATTATCTTTGAAATTTGTGAAAAGCATTGATAAAGAGTTTTGGCGTGCTTGTCCGATTTCATTGAGAAATGTGGAATGGAAGAAAAATTTGTAAATTGTAATCTTTTACTTGAACTTTTGTCACACTGGACATTACATTCATTTTCCTGATAGCTGATGTTTATGGACTGCTTTCTTGTGGTTTATGTCTATTGACTTGAAGTATTTGTTTCCTTTTGCAGGCAACAGCAACACTTCCCCCACCTCCCCCTCCTCCACCAATGGGTTTGGCACCAAAGATGGTCAATAATCAGTTGGAAGGCACATCTTCTGAATCTGATGCTAATAATCCTGGTTACGATCTGTCAAAAATGAttccacctccacctccacctctGAGGCAACAGCCTCCACTGCCAGGACCTGCCATGGCTCCACCATTGCAGCCTGATGTTTTACCTCCAGGAATTTCACGATTTCCCCCACCGCCACCTCCAACAGATATGCGGCCTGCATTGCCTGGCAGCGGAATTGTTGGGCAACCTGCTCCACCTGGTGTTATGGTCCCAGTTATTGCAAGACCCTCTTTTGGACCTCCACCAATGATGAGACCACCACTTCCACCTGGTCCCTCACCTATTCCACAAGATGACCCTGGTGCTAGACTACCTGCTCCACAGAAACCATCATATGTTAAATCAGCTGCATCAACTGTTGTTAAAAGACCCCTAGCACAGCACACACCAGAGCTGACAGCCATGGTAAGTTAACATCTTTGCTTGTGTTGTGCATTTGCATCTGCAGCATATGCTTTGAAGTAATTATTGATCGCTGGTGATATGTCACTCcatttatttatctattaatatttGAATAAGTATGTAATTTTGCCTGATGCAAATTGATTGAAGAATCCATGTTTGGAAGAACTATCTTTAATTGAGCTGTCTGATACAACAACAGCTACAGAGGTTGAAATACAACGAAATTCTAGATTGTAAGAATAACCAATCATATCGTATCCATAAAGTAGCAATCACTCATTTGGCACAATCTGTAGAACTATCTTTAATTGAGCTGTCTGATACAACAACTCACATCTCCCTCTTATGTGGCTCCAAAATACTTGAAATTTGTTACTGAGCCAACTTCTTTTAAGCCATTGCATTTTTAGGCCAGATGTTTCCCTTGTATTACTTTGTCAAAGCTGTCCAGGCTCTTGCTTTCCTGTTTCTTGTTATTAGCAGTCTGTTTTATGTCATCCCATAGATGATGTATTTGGTCGAAATTCAACATGCTAAACTATCTAGTCCACTTGTGCCGTTTTATGCTTGCTTTTGCATTTTGTTGCTTTTAACTCTCTCTTATGTGTTTGCTTCTTTTCCTGTATTCCAGAGATCGATCTCAATTTTGGCTAAGCTTTTTTCCCCCCTTCCTAATGCAAAAATGTGTGGTGACGCTATTGCTGGTAATTTTATTCGTCGACATTGGTCAATTGAATGTGGATCAGTCTGCTCCTGCACATCATCTAATTAACTTGATTTAAGATATAAATGGGTGTTCATGGTCTGACTTTCCTTGTCATACAGCTTCATATGTAACAGGGTAGTTTGGTGCTGTATGAAATATGATATTCTTGCAGTCTTCAGTGTAAGAATATGCCATCTTGTTCCTGATGATGTTTAGCAACCCCACTTACATCAAttgtcaatttttcttccattttcctttATCTCAGAATGTTCCTGCGTTCTACTTGCAGGTTCCTGCATCTGTTCGCGTCAGAAGAGAATCTGCAGCACCAAAAGCAAAGCCAAAGCCATCAAATACGACACCAGTGAACCACGCAGTGGCAGCTCCAGCTGAGACAAAGCAAGAATCAAGTGGCTCATCATCCGCACCGAAACCACAGAGCATTGACGACTCCTACATGGCATTCCTGGAAGACATGAAAGCACTGGGTGCTCTAGATAGTTGAGCTGATTCAGCCATTTAAGGGATCAAAAGGAAAGAAGACAAACTAGAGTAGACAAACATGGGCTGTTAATTTTTCTGAGACCACTTTGGTGCAAGACATCATTCATTGTTCTTCATGCTCATTAATTTAATCTGTCCTTGATTGTCCTACTCTAAAGTAGTACCTTGTTCATGATAGTGCATTTCTATGCCTTCAGCTGCTATATAatgtcattttttttctcttttcctctcgCCTGTGGGGTAGTCCCTAAGAAATTGGTAAATCGAATCGCAGCCCGTCGGTTCTCTCGGCTCAGTTGGCCAACGCCTCCCTCCTGAGTAGGCTAGAGTAGGAgtagattagattaagttaaaTGTgccggcaaaaaaaaaaaaaaaaacaaagtcacGGATGACTTTGGTCACAAGTGCTTGTAACGTTCATATACCTTGGCAACACTTAACAGAAATGATGCAGCCTTTAAAACTGTCAATGATGAAATTATCAACACACAcctaaatatttcaaaagagtTTCGGAGTTAAAGTAAATTCTGGAATCGTCTGACTACcaaatattatatttcaaaaaagTTCAGGCCAAAATCAAGGTCACTGGAAATATGAAAAAAGTTTTGGGAAGGCTCACGATgtctcctttctttctttctttctttttttttttccttggatcattttaaaaaataaacgccaccattaatttttattttctctaaTCACTGCAATCCGCCTACCTTCGTCGTCGTTTTGGTCACCTCATTTGTGAACTGACATGCATTCACGTAAAGTGGCCTTTCTCAATCTCCTATTTCAGCTTAATTGAATTTTCcttcttaccaaaaaaaaaaaaaaaatctcttatttCAACGCAGCTCTTTGAATTTTGTAGTATTCGTCTTTTGCCCGTCACAAAGACGTTGATTTCGTCTACCAAGCACAAGGGGACCAGTAGTATATGCCTCCCTTGACCCACTAGAATTATTAGAccaaacaaaggaaaaaaaaaaaaaaaaaaagtgccccatgctttcaaattctttttatgCCCTATGTAGATTCACTTTTTCTGTGTTTGTTCCAAATTTTaggcttattttcttttaaaagggTCGTGAATTCATCAGTTTACTACTATGCCTTTGTGCATCTTTATCAACTAATATACTATTACATTAATCAATCATTCCAATAATGGTAATAGATACAATGATAAACTAGTATTAATGGAGggatattttttcattttttccttcccCTACCCCCCCCCCCGCCCTAATCCCTCCCTATCCCCAAATTCGGCAGTTAGGTTTGAACCTTGGTCTGTCAAGTGGGACATCAAGTTACTCGTTCAATAGCCCTAACGACTATTGGTCAATTATATTAACTTACGCTTCTTAATTTAATTAGTATGAAAAAGATGTCTATATTCACGGGATGGAGGAGTATTTCATTCGTTGAGCATGTTACCCATAGCAATCAaaaaagttttattttattttctaagCTTTTCGGTGGCATGAGACAGTCCaaggttggaaaataaaaatgaagcgAAGCTgcatattcaaaattttttatcctaaaaaaaataagtttctatcaaaaaaaaaaaaaaaaaaacatcgtACTTGTGAATTGTATATTTAACTAAAGGGTATATTAGATAATTTACAAATAAGATCGATGGAGTTAATTTCGAAGTTAGTAGACCCAGATGGTCAAAAGGGCAAATTCCCAAATAAATTTGTAAAAAAACAAATATAAGCATATACTAAGGAGTCCAAACTCCAATAAGTAAACATATATTCTATTTCACAATACTTAATTTGTCTATGACTTCTTCAAATtttatgggtttttttttttaattctttctgGTTGGCATGCCGGGACCTCGATTGGATTCCCTTCCATCTAGTCTTCATTTAtctgtttattaaattatatcCTACTTATTGAAGCTTTAAAAACAGGTAGGTCCAGACAACATCTCCTGCCTTAATCTATTTGTTACTAATTACACTCGTGAAAAACTTTGGAGTTGGTGAGAACATACGGCTATCAGCTTTATTATATTGGTCAGCAGATTGTTATACTTGTTGTATTCAAAAATCAATTTCACAGGTGAGTATTTTTACAATTGGTTTTGAAGTGACAAGATATATATGTTTTCAATTTCAAAATCTTTAGAAGTTTCATATACGAAAGACTTATCAACTTGACTGAATTCAATGTGTGTGACAAAGATTTAAGGGGAAAAGAGTGATGAGTCTCATGAGCCTCACTCATCAAATTTTCcagacattcattcattcattcatcttGACTGCTACAACCTTACAACTACGGGTGGCAATCGGGTTGGTAGGTCGGGTTGAGATTCGGGTATAACAGATAACTTGTTGATTCGAACACGACTTGTCAATCGGAAACAGATTAGGATACCTGACTCGAACCCGAAAAATTTGGATTGGACCTGAAACATAATTTCAATTTACTAATTGACTATTGTAGTTTCTGATAGAACCAATTTCGTACAAGGCTAATtgcataatcaagtaataaaaatctcgataaaataatcccaaattagatctgaaataaattaaaacactgTAAAAGTATTTTATTCCAAACtagatctaaaataaattaagatactataaaaatagaaaataatgtAATATAtcatttgtccaaatataataattccaacttcacacaagttaaacaAATTCATTTATGATTAAGTGGTTAATGcctttggggaaaaaaaataacttagtttagttagataaaatatttttatatttattaaattatttttaattcataaacgGGTTATCAGGTCAACCTGTCAGTGACCTGAAttcaacctctttttttttttcgggttcATTAGGTTTGACTCGATTCTGACCCCAACCCGTGTtatctcaacccaaacccattaatttcgtgttaaaTTTATGTCGTGTTTTCAAGTTGTGTCAaaaattgccacctctacttACACCACAAAGTAAGgccccgtttggattgcattttccgtcattttccATGGAaaaaggttgtgtttggattgcatttttcgtcatttttcatgaaaaaattactgtagcgatttgatatatgtgagggaaaaaggtgatagggaaatgtgatcacggaaaacgataatattttccgacgaaaacaagcaatccaagcatggaaaaattactgtagcgatttgatatatgtgaggaaaaaaggtaatagggaaatgtgatcacggaaaacgacgtaattttttGGCGAAAAacggcaatccaaacaaagcctaaaCTTCTTGCCTCATTGATGAGCATGTCATGACTTGTCGTCTATTTGTCTCTTACCCAACAGTAGTACCCGTGTGGACATAAAATCTGGATAAAGCGCATAGATATGATATATACTGACTTAATAATAGAAACGACAATTGGAATTATGTGCGACTGCCTAACTGACTGAACGTTCGATTGTTGTGCTTTTTACCGAATATAATGCacatttatataattataaattttatcatACTCATGAATTTTATTAATGTACATATAAATTAATGTACATGTCATTTCACGAGGACACACGTTCCACCGTTCACGTGTCGCTCCGAGCGCCGCTGGGCACTGTTCGCTACTCAATCCAATAGCCACTGTTCATGCTGGTAGAGCCGCGCTCTTCCGAGcagccagtggccttcggccacgtggcaaaaAAATACGGCGGCCCATCAGGATGAACAGTGGCTATTGGGTTGAGCAGCAAACAATGCCCGGTGACGCTCGGGCCGACACGTGGACGGTGGAAGGGGAAGATCAGTTGTATATAGAAGAAGTTGATCGATGAGAATGATCCCAACTCCATCGAACCGGTagatatatatatctatatatatatatatatatgattgggTCTGTAAATGCAAACGAAATTGTGAAGAAATACAATAactaatcaaaaaaaaattgcactaaACTCAACTAGACCCCGACTTGTACGGTTGTAGTAATACCCTGTAACATATGCATTTCTTTGTTGGATAAATTATTATGTCATTTTCCCCACTTCTGCTTCTCTGCTAGTAGCAAGTCCAAGTGGCcaatttatttatcagataGATATGCAGAATGTTTTTCAATGCATTCAATCAAATCTCATGATATTGCAGTTAATGAATGAATGTAGGCTCTCAACTTGTCTAGCAAGTAGCTCTTCAATCAACCAAGAAGGATGCATCCAGCCTGGTTTGTCTAGACAGGCAGGCTGAGCTTAATGCATCTTCTCCTCTTCTCAACTACCCAAATCAGTAAGTAGGATAACTATAACCTTCATTTTCAGGTTGACAAAATGATTTCAAAAAGTCAACTTTGCATGTAGGAATGTCCTTTCAATGCCTACGTCTCAATTTTGACCACGAAAGGGTCAATTGCTCCTGCTGTCCCAGAGAAAATGACAGGTTCAGGGAGGGAGCGAGAGAACCCTTATCCCTTCCGGAAGCTGTCTAGGTCCTACAAAGTACAAAGAGATCGACAGCTACATTAGGCCAATAGCAATACGGAGGCTGCAAAGAGGGAGACAAGAAAGTTCGGTATTTTGGCAGAATATGCAGATTCCAGACACAAACAAAAATCCCATTTTTAGAGAAGGTTGTCATTTAGCAGAGAAACAGATTTGCAGCTGTTCAAGGAAGAGTTAAAAgattaatttcttgttttttggaCGCATCACACATGGGAGTCTGCAGGAACTTGAGTTTCCTACTCCTTTTTCTGAGCTTGCTGcagtttcttcatcattcaTCCTCACTTCCTTTATGCATAGATTCAAGTATGTCATGCTAGTAATTCACTCTTCTGTTGAGCTGGATTGAGTTTGTTCAGTTCTAAGAtgattttgtttgtttcttcTTCTGGTGTGGAATGGAATAGGTGCGCCACTTCCTCAGAAGGTTCCTCTGTCATTCTGCTCTTACAATGGAACATCATGCTGCAATTCTACTGATGATTCGCaaataaagaatcaattcaAAGCAATGAACATTTCTGACTCTAGCTGTGCTTCCCTTCTCAAATCCATCCTTTGTGCGGTGAGAACATGTATTATTGCTCTTAGGAATTTAAGCCGATGCCTGGCTATCTTTTACTTCCTCTCAAAAGCGGGATTTCTTATCATATTgaattgaccaaccaaatcgAGATTTAAAGATTCTGTTCTTAAACCAAAAATACTGCTATTGCTCGAAGCCAAGAGTTCGAAACTCATAGGCTATGCGAGCTGTTTCAGTAACAGTAAATCGATGAGTCTCTACATTTATTCTGTACTTTGGTTTTCTTGTTATTGCTGATCTTACAAGGAACAATTTCTTGGGATTGCAGCAGCTGATTGATATGTTTTAGTTCGAGTCTTGTCTGTAAATTTCTATTAAATAATCTTGAAATTTTTAGAGTTGCCATTCTTTGAAGTTGTCTTGTTTAGCATACTTGATGCAGTTCATGGAGAGATATTGTTGTCTTATCTTAATTTGCATGCTTTTTCCCCTTAAAAGCCTTTAAGTCTTGTTCGCAGACAAATTAGgacaaaaacacaaatttcCAGTTAAAGCGATATGCAAATAATAAGAATAGGTTCATCTTAGAATTCCCAAGCTCTATATGCTTACCTTTTTCATTAACCTTCTTCTATACTCAGTAAATTGTGGTATCTCCATCATTTACAGAGATGTGATCAATTTTCAGCAGAGTTATTTAGGATCAACTCCAGGCCTCGACAAGTTCCTGTACTTTGCAACTCCACTGTCTTACCAAATTTTACCCAAACAAGCCAAGCAGAAAATAACTATTGCTCTAAACTATGGACTACATGTCAGAATGTGTCCATGATGAATTCACCCTTTTCTGCTTCAGTACAAGGTCAAGCTGGAGGTGGAGTAATATCCAACTCTACAAAGTTGACTGATATTTGGAAGTCACAATCAGACTTCTGCAATGCTTTTGGTGGAGCTTCTGACGATAATTCAGTATGCTTTGCTGGTGAACCTGTAAACCTTAACAGTACTGGAACTTCAATCCCTCCAAGTGGTTTGTGCCTCGAAAAAATTGGAAATGGTTCATATCTAAACATGGTTGCTCATCCAGACGGCTCCAACCGTGCTTTTTTCTCAAACCAACCAggcatgatttggttggccaccATACCCAAACAGGGTTCAGGAGGTGTAATGCAGCTTGATGAGGCCAATCCCTTTCTAGATTTAACTGACGAAGTTACCTTTGATACTGCATTTGGGATGATGGGCATTGCAGTTCATCCAAACTTCTTAACAAATGGACGATTCTTTGCTTCGTTCAATTGTGATAAGACAAAGTGGCCTGCTTGTGGAGGAAGATGTGCTTGTAACTCGGATGTGAACTGTGATGCTTCACAACTACCTCCTGATAGTGGCTCCTTTCCATGCCAATATCAAAGTGTAGTAGCAGAGTTTACAGTTAACGGTACCGCATCCCAGCCCTCCTTGGTATGTCTCAAGCAGAACTATGCTTCCTGCCCATTACACTTCTCCTCCATAATTTAACTAGATTTCATGCTTCTTATTTTTTACAGGCAAAAACTGCCCAACCATCAGAAGTTAGAAGGATATTTACCATGGGTCTTCCCTTTACGGCCCATCATGCAGGCCAGATTCTTTTTGGACCAACGGATGGATATTTGTACTTCATGATGGGGGATGGTGGAAATTCAGGCGATCCATAcaatttttcacaaaacaaGAAATCCCTACTCGGGAAAATCATGCGGCTTGATGTTGATAACATACCAAGTAAGTTGTTATGATACAATTTCCACGTTACTTAGTTCATCAAGATCAACCATTAGGATATCCTGCATAGCAGTTTTCTTTGGACAAGATAAATCAGTTTTCACCATTGTACATGCTCCATATCTAAATTGCTAGCCAAAGAGCATCTACCATGTCAATTGGTCCAATTACAACAACATAAGAGGATCAATCATTTTCTTACTGTGAAGTGCTAGTCCCAGGTCTGATACAAATGTCTTAATAGCAGACTTGTTATGTTTGGTTGTTACCAGAAGTTTTGTCTGCTATGTTCTTCCCTATACATTTGCAGAAACAACATGGTATCACTTGCCAtgattattttttaacttttgcttcttcttcttccctcaTAATCAGTTATTAACATTTACCAGCTGTGCAAGCTTAAACAATATGCCTACATCCGTAGCATGTATAGGTAATGAGCACCCCCACcaatcaaaattttcataagCCTTCTTGTAACTTAGAAATAACTTATGCATGCTTCAATAGCACACCTTAACATCTACAGCATGTTTGCCTACCAGTCAGAAATTAGACCTCAAAGCTTTTGCTTCCTATTTGGCTGTTTTTGGCATTCTCAGGTTGTAtagattttttttcaattaattcaTTTGGCTTCAAAAGTATCACAATCTTTGTAATTTAAGTTGCTATTTAGTATTCTTCTGTACTCAGCCTTTGATGCTTCAATAAGAACATTTAGAATAGAAGGCAATACCTGATTACTGCCTCCCTTGAGTCGTATCTTTTTACTGTGCATCAGGTGCTGCAGAAATCAGTCAGCTTTCTCTATGGGGAAACTACTCAATCCCCAGAGATAATCCTTACACTGAAGATAAAGAATTGCAACCAGAAATTTGGGCCCTAGGCTTCAGAAATCCTTGGCGTTGTAGTTTTGATTCTGTGAGGCCTTCTTATTTCATGTGTGCTGATGTAGGCCAGGTATTGTCGATTCTAAGAAGAAAAAATCTGGAATTCTATGTTTGCTCTACATTGTCAAGGGTACCTACAAATCCTGTTTGTGCTATGTGATGCACAATGGTGCATCTTTCCAAACTTCTTATTCAACCTTGAGTGAAGAATAATATGAAAACTTTTTTCCAGCATACTGATGTTAATCAACATCTAACTGATTAAACTTACCCTTATGTCACTTGGATTTATAATTTCccgttagaaaaatttttgtatatgagAACCTACACACTAAGTAAGAAACCAAGAAGCTAAGATTGCTGCAGGGTGTTATCATTTCTGACTTCTATCAGGTaaagcatttcttttattttcattgaatCTATGCTTATTCAACTGCTGATGCCTTCTGCAAATTGATTAAGAGATCATATCAAACAAACTTGGTGGAAACATATTGATGAGCTATCAGTCATATTCTATAGCAACGTATCACGTAATGATCCTGGTTTTTagccagtcaactttgaatTGATATATTTATACGTTCTTCAATGCTTGAGATATTAACAGCTTGGTGTTTGGATATAAAGCATTGGAAGCTTATTACTATACATTACTTCTTTCATATCAGGATACGTATGAAGAAGTGGATCTGGTCATGAAGAATGGAAACTATGGATGGCATGTGTATGAGGGCCCTAATCTTTTCAATCCTCCAAAATCACCTGGAGGAAATACATCAGCAAAATCTATAAACCCCATTTTCCCCGTGATGGGATACAACCACTCAGCTGTGAACAAGAATGAGGGCTCAGCATCAATCACAGGAGGATATTTCTACCGAGCAGAGACTGATCCTTGCACATACGGAATGTAAGTATGTCAAATTTGTCTTGGAAAGATGAATATATATTTGAAATCAGCACATTGAGAGAGTAAAAGGAACAAAGAGTTCAGTATGACATGGTTGATGCAGAATTTGCAATCACAGAGGGGAGTTTGAATTGTTTTTAGTACAATCTCCTCATGGAATACTCTCTTATCAATTGGCTTCTTATGATGATTTTGATGTTACTGCAGGTATCTGTATGCAGATCTTTATGCAGGAGCTCTGTGGGCTGGCATTGAAAGCCCTGAAAACAGTGGGAACTTTACCTCCAACCTGATCCCCTTTACTTGTGCTCATGATTCACCCATAAGTTGCACCTTTGTACCTGGAAGTACACTTCCGGCATTGGGATACATCTATTCCTTTGGTGAGGATAACAGCAAGGACGTTTACATCCTTGCAAGCAGTGGTGTCTACAGGGTTGTTCCTCCAAGTCGGTGCAAGTACACTTGT encodes:
- the LOC113740397 gene encoding protein EARLY FLOWERING 5 isoform X1; the protein is MKTTKGGKVMNPTDAYRKELRKKELKRNKKERKKVREVGILKKDPETLREQISKLEAMKAEGALDKARKHKKRQLEDTLNLVLKKRKEYEDKAKDKGETPVMFSHLGPPPRRRSAAEEEERAKHPKAEDSVYYHPTLNPTGAPPPGKPPMFKSSVGPRIPLSAATSSGAASSSNSDLDDAALPIPPPPPPPPLPRTGDMDSGDASELPASLPLPPPPPVPPKPPVTDSGTLLPPPPLPPPPPPPGPPPKDQMAIRSSLPPPPSLHQSAQPAPPGTGGSETEKSQFAKSDDQASRDPFQATATLPPPPPPPPMGLAPKMVNNQLEGTSSESDANNPGYDLSKMIPPPPPPLRQQPPLPGPAMAPPLQPDVLPPGISRFPPPPPPTDMRPALPGSGIVGQPAPPGVMVPVIARPSFGPPPMMRPPLPPGPSPIPQDDPGARLPAPQKPSYVKSAASTVVKRPLAQHTPELTAMVPASVRVRRESAAPKAKPKPSNTTPVNHAVAAPAETKQESSGSSSAPKPQSIDDSYMAFLEDMKALGALDS
- the LOC113740397 gene encoding protein EARLY FLOWERING 5 isoform X3 encodes the protein MKTTKGGKVMNPTDAYRKELRKKELKRNKKERKKVREVGILKKDPETLREQISKLEAMKAEGALDKARKHKKRQLEDTLNLVLKKRKEYEDKAKDKGETPVMFSHLGPPPRRRSAAEEEERAKHPKAEDSVYYHPTLNPTGAPPPGKPPMFKSSVGPRIPLSAATSSGAASSSNSDLDDAALPIPPPPPPPPLPRTGDMDSGDASELPASLPLPPPPPVPPKPPVTDSGTLLPPPPLPPPPPPPGPPPKDQMAIRSSLPPPPSLHQSAQPAPPGTGGSETEKSQFAKSDDQASRDPFQATATLPPPPPPPPMGLAPKMVNNQLEGTSSESDANNPGYDLSKMIPPPPPPLRQQPPLPGPAMAPPLQPDVLPPGISRFPPPPPPTDMRPALPGSGIVGQPAPPGVMVPVIARPSFGPPPMMRPPLPPGPSPIPQDDPGARLPAPQKPSYVKSAASTVVKRPLAQHTPELTAMRSISILAKLFSPLPNAKMCGDAIAASYVTG
- the LOC113740397 gene encoding protein EARLY FLOWERING 5 isoform X2, whose amino-acid sequence is MKTTKGGKVMNPTDAYRKELRKKELKRNKKERKKVREVGILKKDPETLREQISKLEAMKAEGALDKARKHKKRQLEDTLNLVLKKRKEYEDKAKDKGETPVMFSHLGPPPRRRSAAEEEERAKHPKAEDSVYYHPTLNPTGAPPPGKPPMFKSSVGPRIPLSAATSSGAASSSNSDLDDAALPIPPPPPPPPLPRTGDMDSGDASELPASLPLPPPPPVPPKPPVTDSGTLLPPPPLPPPPPPPGPPPKDQMAIRSSLPPPPSLHQSAQPAPPGTGGSETEKSQFAKSDDQASRDPFQATATLPPPPPPPPMGLAPKMVNNQLEGTSSESDANNPGYDLSKMIPPPPPPLRQQPPLPGPAMAPPLQPDVLPPGISRFPPPPPPTDMRPALPGSGIVGQPAPPGVMVPVIARPSFGPPPMMRPPLPPGPSPIPQDDPGARLPAPQKPSYVKSAASTVVKRPLAQHTPELTAMRSISILAKLFSPLPNAKMCGDAIAGSCICSRQKRICSTKSKAKAIKYDTSEPRSGSSS
- the LOC113741146 gene encoding HIPL1 protein-like; translation: MGVCRNLSFLLLFLSLLQFLHHSSSLPLCIDSSAPLPQKVPLSFCSYNGTSCCNSTDDSQIKNQFKAMNISDSSCASLLKSILCARCDQFSAELFRINSRPRQVPVLCNSTVLPNFTQTSQAENNYCSKLWTTCQNVSMMNSPFSASVQGQAGGGVISNSTKLTDIWKSQSDFCNAFGGASDDNSVCFAGEPVNLNSTGTSIPPSGLCLEKIGNGSYLNMVAHPDGSNRAFFSNQPGMIWLATIPKQGSGGVMQLDEANPFLDLTDEVTFDTAFGMMGIAVHPNFLTNGRFFASFNCDKTKWPACGGRCACNSDVNCDASQLPPDSGSFPCQYQSVVAEFTVNGTASQPSLAKTAQPSEVRRIFTMGLPFTAHHAGQILFGPTDGYLYFMMGDGGNSGDPYNFSQNKKSLLGKIMRLDVDNIPSAAEISQLSLWGNYSIPRDNPYTEDKELQPEIWALGFRNPWRCSFDSVRPSYFMCADVGQDTYEEVDLVMKNGNYGWHVYEGPNLFNPPKSPGGNTSAKSINPIFPVMGYNHSAVNKNEGSASITGGYFYRAETDPCTYGMYLYADLYAGALWAGIESPENSGNFTSNLIPFTCAHDSPISCTFVPGSTLPALGYIYSFGEDNSKDVYILASSGVYRVVPPSRCKYTCSKENTTAEVTTGPAPSPPSGATKLTNPYVNLVFLRVSLWLLCLL